A window from Candidatus Rickettsiella viridis encodes these proteins:
- the pyk gene encoding pyruvate kinase translates to MNRFKRTKIVATLGPATDKEGVLPAMIAAGLDVVRLNFSHGKAEDHIKRANLVRECAKAAGREIAIMADLQGPKIRIARFKLGKIFLKEGAQFILDANLSKEAGDDKSVGIDYKNLPKDVQGGDLLLLDDGRLVLKVHKVQQNKIVCKVEVGGELSNNKGINRKGGGLSAVALTPKDKKDLKTAVELNADYIAISFPRSAADMKKARSLLKEAKGKAGLIAKIERSDAIPLLDEIIRASDAVMVARGDLGVEIGDAELPAVQKHIIQRARSLDKVVITATQMMESMIHNAIPTRAEVFDVANAVLDGTDAVMLSGETATGDHPDLVVAAMARICLGAERQVKTQVSRHRVECQFQRPDEAIAMAAMYTANHYNIKAIIALTESGATPLWMSRIRSGIPIYALAHSVQTTRRLALYRGVYPIYFNIDKLDKKRLNDLAIAALKKHGTLHKGERILITYGDVLKTQGGTNTLKILEVS, encoded by the coding sequence ATGAATAGATTTAAACGAACAAAAATTGTCGCAACATTGGGTCCAGCAACCGATAAAGAGGGTGTTCTGCCTGCCATGATAGCGGCGGGTTTAGATGTTGTGCGTTTGAATTTTTCACATGGTAAGGCAGAAGATCATATCAAGCGAGCTAACTTAGTGCGTGAATGTGCTAAAGCTGCAGGTCGTGAAATTGCGATTATGGCAGATTTACAGGGTCCCAAGATTCGTATTGCTCGCTTTAAATTAGGTAAAATTTTTTTAAAAGAAGGTGCGCAATTTATTTTAGATGCGAATTTGTCTAAAGAAGCTGGTGATGACAAATCAGTCGGTATTGACTATAAAAATTTACCTAAAGATGTGCAAGGCGGCGATCTGCTATTACTGGATGATGGGCGCTTAGTATTAAAGGTTCATAAGGTTCAACAAAATAAGATTGTTTGTAAAGTAGAAGTAGGTGGCGAATTATCGAATAACAAAGGCATTAATCGTAAAGGAGGTGGACTTTCTGCAGTAGCGCTAACGCCTAAAGATAAAAAAGATTTGAAAACAGCGGTTGAATTAAATGCGGACTATATTGCTATTTCATTTCCACGCAGTGCAGCGGACATGAAAAAGGCACGCAGCTTGTTAAAAGAAGCCAAGGGAAAGGCAGGATTGATTGCAAAAATAGAACGTAGCGATGCGATTCCACTTTTAGATGAAATTATTAGGGCTTCAGATGCGGTTATGGTAGCGCGCGGCGACTTAGGCGTGGAAATTGGTGATGCAGAATTACCAGCGGTGCAAAAACATATTATTCAGCGTGCACGCTCCCTCGATAAAGTGGTTATTACTGCCACGCAAATGATGGAGTCTATGATTCATAATGCGATTCCCACTCGGGCAGAAGTGTTTGATGTTGCCAATGCGGTATTAGATGGAACGGATGCCGTTATGTTGTCAGGAGAAACGGCGACTGGGGATCACCCCGATTTAGTGGTAGCTGCCATGGCGCGAATTTGTTTAGGTGCTGAGCGGCAAGTCAAAACACAGGTATCAAGACACCGTGTGGAATGTCAGTTTCAGCGGCCTGATGAAGCGATTGCAATGGCAGCGATGTATACCGCCAATCACTATAATATTAAGGCTATTATTGCGCTAACAGAGTCTGGTGCTACACCATTATGGATGTCGCGCATTCGCTCAGGGATCCCTATTTACGCGCTTGCACATAGTGTACAAACAACACGCCGATTAGCGCTTTATCGAGGTGTTTACCCTATCTATTTTAATATTGATAAATTAGATAAAAAACGTCTCAATGATTTAGCTATCGCTGCATTAAAAAAGCATGGCACCTTACATAAAGGGGAACGTATTCTTATTACTTATGGAGATGTTTTGAAGACACAAGGTGGGACGAATACACTTAAGATTTTAGAAGTTTCCTAA
- a CDS encoding type II toxin-antitoxin system RatA family toxin — protein MPIIQETLEVPYNVAEMYELVNDIAAYADFLPWCTESKIIKQDEDTIQAKLTLRGGGFSKSFTTSNRLQKDKMVEISLINGPFRHLEGFWAFEPTKKGCKVRLNLEFEFTSPLLAIAFSPVFEKIAQSLTQAFSDRAKQVYGAR, from the coding sequence ATGCCAATTATTCAAGAAACATTAGAAGTGCCCTACAATGTGGCAGAGATGTATGAGCTCGTCAATGATATAGCCGCCTATGCTGATTTTCTTCCGTGGTGCACGGAAAGTAAAATAATCAAGCAGGATGAAGATACGATACAAGCTAAACTGACGCTGCGTGGTGGTGGCTTTTCAAAATCATTTACTACTTCTAACCGCTTACAAAAAGATAAGATGGTTGAAATAAGCCTTATCAATGGCCCCTTTCGACATTTGGAAGGTTTTTGGGCATTTGAACCCACTAAAAAAGGCTGTAAGGTTCGTTTGAATTTAGAATTTGAATTTACCAGTCCTTTACTCGCAATTGCTTTTTCACCTGTTTTCGAAAAAATCGCGCAGTCACTGACTCAAGCCTTTTCTGACAGGGCAAAACAAGTTTATGGAGCCCGTTGA
- a CDS encoding outer membrane protein assembly factor BamE: MTKWAINCFLLFLLSGCSIIYRPDIQQGNVLKQSTIQQLKLGMTEEQVRYLLGSCVLQTPFEPNRSDYVYFYQPGHAESTQRHVTLIFSAGRLVSIKK; encoded by the coding sequence ATGACAAAATGGGCCATTAACTGTTTTTTACTCTTTTTGCTTTCGGGCTGTAGCATTATTTATCGCCCCGATATTCAACAGGGGAACGTCCTGAAGCAGTCTACCATACAGCAATTGAAGCTCGGTATGACAGAGGAACAGGTTCGTTATCTTCTAGGTAGTTGTGTCTTGCAAACACCTTTTGAACCTAATCGCAGTGATTACGTTTACTTTTATCAACCAGGGCATGCGGAATCGACCCAGCGGCATGTGACACTTATTTTTTCAGCGGGCCGATTAGTCAGTATTAAGAAATAA
- the fur gene encoding ferric iron uptake transcriptional regulator, with translation MDNQQLRQAGLKITAPRLKILALLEQASTRHLSAEDIYKALLESGEDIGLATVYRVLTQFETAGLVKQQNFEEGYSVFELNQGAHHDHLVCIKCGKVDEFVDKIIEQRQEAVAKQRGYKMTDHSLIIYGICSRCTKRVINK, from the coding sequence ATGGATAATCAACAACTACGCCAAGCCGGCTTAAAAATAACGGCACCGCGATTAAAAATCCTCGCACTGCTTGAACAAGCTTCAACACGTCATTTAAGCGCCGAAGATATTTATAAAGCACTGCTAGAATCAGGCGAAGACATAGGCCTAGCGACTGTCTATCGTGTATTAACACAGTTTGAAACTGCAGGACTTGTTAAACAACAAAATTTTGAGGAAGGCTATTCGGTATTTGAGCTTAACCAAGGCGCTCATCATGACCATCTGGTTTGTATAAAATGTGGCAAAGTAGATGAATTCGTCGATAAAATCATTGAGCAACGTCAAGAGGCTGTCGCAAAACAAAGAGGTTACAAAATGACAGACCACAGCCTAATCATTTATGGGATTTGTAGTAGATGTACTAAAAGGGTAATCAATAAATAG
- a CDS encoding phosphoglycerate kinase, which produces MVLPTLKDLDCSDKRVLIREDLNVPIENGHISSDARIKAALPTIQYALDQGAAVIILSHLGRPEEGHISAEFSLAPVAERLQVLLDRPVKFVADWLDGFEIAPGEVVLCENVRFQKGEKKNDPVLAKKIAKLGDIFVMDAFATAHRSEASTVGTAQFSPQACAGLLLMAEVKALTQALKNPARPLLAIVGGSKISSKLHVLSSLIDKVDSLILGGGIANTFLAAQGYKLGKSLVESDLVEEAKRLMLLAQQKHAEIILPTDVVVAKEMSATAKTKVKKLTEIEDDEMVLDSGPESIRLYNRAVVSAATILWNGPIGVFEMAPFEGGTRALSLAIADSGAFSIAGGGDTLAAIEKYNISDKISYISTGGGAFLEFVEGKTLTALKVLEEHQRDS; this is translated from the coding sequence ATGGTGTTACCTACCTTGAAAGATTTAGATTGTAGCGATAAGCGTGTGCTCATTCGTGAGGACCTGAATGTTCCTATAGAGAATGGCCATATTAGCAGCGATGCGCGTATTAAAGCCGCCTTGCCTACTATCCAGTACGCTCTGGATCAGGGAGCGGCGGTTATTATACTTTCTCACCTAGGTAGGCCGGAAGAAGGGCATATAAGTGCTGAGTTTTCTCTTGCACCTGTTGCAGAGCGCTTGCAAGTCTTACTCGATCGTCCCGTAAAATTTGTTGCTGATTGGCTAGATGGATTTGAGATTGCGCCTGGAGAGGTTGTTCTTTGTGAAAATGTGCGTTTTCAGAAAGGAGAAAAGAAAAATGACCCGGTGCTTGCTAAAAAAATAGCAAAGCTGGGGGATATTTTTGTTATGGATGCTTTTGCGACAGCGCATCGTAGCGAAGCTTCCACAGTGGGGACCGCACAATTTTCTCCTCAAGCGTGTGCAGGCCTATTATTAATGGCCGAAGTAAAAGCATTAACACAGGCTTTAAAAAATCCAGCGCGACCTTTGCTGGCGATTGTAGGCGGTTCTAAGATTTCCAGTAAATTGCATGTACTCTCTTCCTTAATCGACAAAGTGGATAGTTTGATTTTAGGTGGGGGAATTGCAAATACCTTTTTGGCTGCCCAGGGATATAAATTAGGAAAATCATTGGTTGAAAGTGATTTAGTTGAAGAGGCGAAACGCTTAATGCTATTGGCACAGCAAAAGCATGCCGAAATTATCTTGCCAACCGATGTAGTGGTAGCTAAAGAAATGTCGGCTACCGCAAAAACAAAGGTTAAGAAATTAACTGAAATAGAAGATGATGAAATGGTCCTGGATAGTGGTCCGGAGTCTATTAGGCTTTATAATCGCGCCGTTGTATCAGCAGCTACTATTTTATGGAATGGACCTATCGGCGTTTTTGAAATGGCGCCTTTTGAAGGCGGTACACGTGCGTTAAGCTTAGCGATTGCAGATAGTGGGGCTTTCTCTATTGCGGGAGGGGGTGATACCTTGGCTGCTATAGAAAAATATAATATAAGCGATAAAATCTCCTATATTTCTACGGGTGGAGGCGCTTTTCTTGAGTTTGTTGAAGGAAAAACACTTACTGCATTAAAAGTATTAGAAGAACATCAACGTGATTCTTAG
- a CDS encoding RnfH family protein: MFIQIEVAFASDKNQLIIPLSVSAACCIEEAIQHSGILSHFPEIDLTKNKVGIFGKLRPLNTLVQAGDRVEIYRALSIDPKKTRINRAKKQKALL, translated from the coding sequence ATGTTTATTCAAATTGAAGTGGCATTTGCAAGTGATAAAAATCAACTGATTATACCGTTATCTGTATCCGCGGCATGCTGTATAGAAGAAGCCATACAACACTCAGGCATTCTAAGTCATTTTCCTGAAATTGATTTAACAAAAAATAAGGTGGGCATCTTTGGAAAACTACGCCCTCTTAACACGCTTGTGCAAGCCGGAGATAGAGTAGAAATCTATCGCGCGCTCAGCATTGACCCAAAGAAAACTAGAATCAACCGCGCTAAAAAACAAAAAGCGCTGTTATAG
- a CDS encoding uroporphyrinogen-III synthase yields METLHRLKVLITRPEHQAKKLASDIQAHAGIPIFFPTIEIVPTDNTMLISEVFKKIDHYDFVIFISPNAVLQSASYIHHFWPSWPKKTKIMAIGPGTEATLKILNLSVDYRPEKDFNSEGLLALPPLQSPKQKKILICQGENGCLSLINTLEKRSANVNTLNLYKRSCPRLITNNIPNSNEIDIIICTSNTGLKNLVNLLQADWHDVLFDKQLLVISLRIAEFAEKLGFVKAPLISDNASNEAILNTLSRWEKEIWSKNRQSSPPPS; encoded by the coding sequence ATGGAAACACTACACCGTTTAAAAGTCCTGATTACACGCCCAGAACATCAAGCTAAAAAACTCGCTAGCGACATTCAAGCACATGCAGGCATCCCCATTTTTTTTCCCACCATAGAAATTGTACCTACAGACAATACAATGCTTATATCAGAAGTATTTAAAAAAATTGACCATTACGATTTTGTTATTTTTATTAGTCCTAATGCCGTACTGCAATCAGCAAGTTATATCCATCATTTTTGGCCTTCTTGGCCCAAGAAAACCAAAATAATGGCTATTGGTCCAGGCACTGAAGCCACACTAAAAATACTTAACTTATCGGTAGATTATCGCCCAGAAAAAGATTTTAATAGCGAAGGCCTGCTCGCACTTCCCCCACTACAAAGCCCAAAACAAAAAAAGATCTTAATATGCCAAGGGGAAAATGGCTGCCTATCGCTTATTAACACATTAGAAAAAAGAAGCGCCAACGTTAACACGTTAAATCTCTATAAGAGATCATGTCCTCGACTTATTACAAATAATATCCCCAACTCAAACGAGATTGATATCATCATTTGTACAAGTAATACGGGTCTTAAAAATTTGGTCAATTTGTTGCAAGCAGATTGGCATGATGTGCTATTTGATAAACAACTTCTTGTTATTAGTCTACGTATCGCGGAGTTTGCCGAAAAACTAGGCTTTGTAAAAGCGCCCTTAATATCGGATAATGCAAGCAATGAAGCTATTTTAAACACACTTTCCCGATGGGAGAAAGAGATATGGAGCAAGAACCGCCAATCATCACCGCCACCGAGCTAA
- a CDS encoding tyrosine-type recombinase/integrase has translation MKSEAPMALTVVEVKNAKPREKAYKMADERGLYLLINPNGSKLWKLKYRFAGFEKKLSLGAYPEVSLAAARDVREEARKQLVNNIDPGILKNSIKRSKKLVAENSFETIAREWHTKFTLKWTKEHGSRTLIRLEQNIFPWIGRRPITEVTAPELLSALHRVEKRGAIETAHRILQICSQVFRYAIATGRAERNLSADLIGALAPVKKRHHASITDPVAVGKLLRVIDGYEGFFVTKCALQLAPLFFVRPGELRHAEWSEFDFAKAEWRIPAEKMKMREQHIVPLSTQAITILQELKALTGDGKYLFPSIRSLKRPMSENTVLGALRRLGYTADEMTGHGFRSLASTLLNENGWNRDAIERQLAHAERNNIRAAYNYAEYLPERRKMMQWWADYLDELRMQNERTSLRELEIRLT, from the coding sequence ATGAAGAGTGAGGCCCCCATGGCATTAACAGTGGTAGAAGTGAAGAATGCAAAACCTCGTGAGAAGGCTTATAAAATGGCCGATGAGCGTGGTTTATATCTTTTGATCAACCCAAATGGTTCTAAACTATGGAAGTTAAAGTATCGATTTGCTGGATTTGAAAAGAAATTGTCTTTAGGTGCCTATCCTGAAGTGAGTTTGGCTGCTGCTAGGGATGTACGTGAAGAAGCGCGCAAACAACTCGTTAATAATATCGATCCTGGTATCCTTAAAAATTCTATCAAACGTTCGAAGAAGCTTGTGGCTGAAAACAGCTTTGAGACTATTGCTCGTGAGTGGCACACGAAATTCACTCTCAAGTGGACAAAAGAGCATGGCTCACGAACTTTAATTCGGCTTGAGCAAAATATCTTTCCTTGGATTGGTAGACGACCCATCACTGAAGTGACTGCACCTGAGTTGTTGTCTGCACTGCACCGCGTAGAAAAAAGAGGTGCGATTGAAACCGCTCACCGTATATTACAGATTTGCAGCCAAGTCTTCCGTTATGCTATTGCTACTGGTCGAGCAGAGCGCAATTTATCTGCCGATTTAATCGGTGCATTGGCCCCTGTGAAAAAGAGACATCATGCCAGTATTACTGACCCTGTAGCAGTGGGTAAATTGCTCCGTGTTATTGATGGATACGAGGGTTTTTTTGTAACAAAATGTGCACTACAATTGGCCCCGCTCTTTTTTGTTCGTCCTGGTGAATTACGTCATGCCGAATGGAGTGAATTTGATTTTGCAAAAGCAGAATGGCGCATACCAGCAGAAAAAATGAAAATGCGCGAACAACATATTGTTCCACTGTCTACTCAGGCAATAACCATTCTGCAAGAGCTTAAAGCGCTTACTGGCGACGGCAAGTACCTTTTTCCAAGCATTCGTTCATTAAAACGCCCCATGTCTGAAAACACTGTTTTAGGCGCATTACGCAGACTTGGCTACACGGCAGATGAAATGACAGGCCACGGCTTTAGGTCGTTAGCTTCGACCTTACTCAACGAAAACGGTTGGAATCGTGATGCAATTGAAAGACAGCTTGCACATGCAGAACGCAACAATATTCGTGCAGCATATAACTATGCAGAATATTTGCCAGAGCGAAGAAAAATGATGCAGTGGTGGGCAGATTATTTAGATGAACTAAGAATGCAAAACGAGAGAACCTCACTAAGAGAGTTAGAGATACGGCTTACCTAA
- a CDS encoding LOG family protein, translated as MKSLCVFLGATIPQNQKFLEATLALGKVLAERKVQLVYGGAKVGLMGQLADAVLANGGRVVGVMATVLEGEITHDGLTHLHVTSSLQERKAMMADLSDGFIVMPGGLGTFEEMFEVWNARKIGASKKPLGLLNIDGYFDFTFAQLERGVKEGFVNASHLALIKCCYDPITLLDLVLNDRVAFTEEAGTVPRMNVS; from the coding sequence GTGAAAAGCCTATGTGTATTTCTTGGCGCAACCATTCCTCAAAATCAAAAATTTTTAGAAGCTACATTGGCTCTAGGGAAGGTTTTGGCAGAACGAAAAGTCCAGCTTGTCTACGGTGGGGCAAAAGTTGGGTTAATGGGGCAATTAGCTGATGCTGTTCTAGCGAATGGTGGGAGAGTAGTAGGTGTAATGGCCACTGTGTTGGAAGGAGAAATAACCCATGACGGATTAACGCATTTACACGTAACGAGTAGCTTACAAGAACGAAAGGCGATGATGGCAGATTTATCTGATGGATTTATTGTTATGCCCGGTGGTTTAGGTACTTTTGAAGAGATGTTTGAAGTTTGGAATGCCCGCAAGATTGGAGCAAGCAAAAAACCGCTAGGTCTTCTAAATATTGATGGGTATTTCGATTTTACTTTTGCTCAACTTGAACGAGGTGTTAAAGAGGGATTTGTTAATGCCTCACATTTAGCTTTAATTAAATGTTGTTATGACCCCATAACTTTGCTGGATTTGGTTTTAAATGATAGGGTTGCATTTACAGAAGAGGCAGGCACTGTGCCAAGGATGAACGTTAGCTAG
- the smpB gene encoding SsrA-binding protein SmpB translates to MNPKKASQSSTIALNRRARHDYFIEQSLEAGLVLQGWEVKSLRDGRAQLSESYVVLKNGEAWLLGCHITPLSTVSTQHTRPDPTRTRKLLLNERELSKLAGSIMRKGYTLIALKMYWKKNRVKLEIGLARGKQEHDKRTSLKEKDWQREKQRLERYSR, encoded by the coding sequence ATGAATCCTAAGAAAGCATCGCAATCCAGTACAATTGCGTTAAACAGACGTGCGCGGCATGATTATTTCATTGAACAGTCTTTAGAAGCAGGGCTGGTTTTACAAGGCTGGGAAGTCAAAAGTCTGCGTGATGGTCGTGCACAATTGAGTGAAAGCTATGTCGTCTTAAAAAATGGTGAGGCCTGGCTTTTAGGTTGCCATATTACCCCGTTATCGACGGTTTCTACCCAGCATACCCGGCCTGATCCGACCCGAACCCGTAAATTACTTTTAAATGAGCGTGAACTGAGCAAGTTGGCCGGTAGTATCATGCGCAAAGGCTATACCCTCATTGCTTTAAAAATGTACTGGAAGAAAAATCGGGTCAAGCTAGAGATTGGTTTGGCCCGTGGTAAGCAAGAGCATGATAAGAGAACCAGTTTGAAAGAAAAAGATTGGCAGCGGGAAAAACAGCGTTTAGAACGCTATTCCAGGTAG
- a CDS encoding tetratricopeptide repeat protein, with translation MKRFFIFLIILLFSVWIGVEIATDPGYVLITRHKLAIEMPLWLALIGFLLSFIVVYFLIRTIHYFGLLPKRWHTWLQNKQKQKQISIEDQTLFATLYQKPPDWNIVLNALPQLEKRSWLSEEQIQTLEHDSYAGLLQEALNTNLGKFEEKWQQLPHRLKKAPFFLNFYIQGLIQYQETEKAEELTRKLLKKHWLAPLVHSYGLIRSIQPERQLAYAEKWLKSHPHDPDLLLSLGRICKQLQLWGKARDYLEAGLTQNPSNPESYQELGELFEALGEPTEALQAFKKALKIRVDVCIAESKINY, from the coding sequence ATGAAGCGGTTTTTTATATTTTTAATCATCCTATTATTTTCAGTTTGGATAGGCGTTGAAATAGCCACAGACCCTGGATATGTGCTTATTACTAGACATAAGCTCGCGATAGAAATGCCCTTATGGTTAGCTTTAATCGGCTTTTTACTGAGTTTTATTGTTGTTTATTTTTTAATTCGCACTATACATTATTTCGGTTTATTGCCGAAGCGTTGGCATACATGGCTACAAAACAAACAGAAGCAAAAACAAATTTCTATCGAAGATCAAACGTTATTTGCTACGCTTTATCAAAAACCTCCCGATTGGAATATTGTTTTAAATGCCTTACCCCAATTAGAAAAAAGAAGTTGGCTATCTGAAGAACAAATCCAAACGTTAGAACATGATAGTTACGCGGGTTTATTACAGGAAGCGCTCAATACTAACTTAGGAAAATTTGAAGAAAAGTGGCAACAATTGCCTCATCGATTGAAAAAAGCTCCCTTTTTTCTTAATTTCTACATTCAAGGTCTTATTCAATATCAGGAAACTGAAAAAGCAGAGGAATTGACTCGCAAACTTTTAAAAAAACATTGGCTCGCACCCTTAGTGCATAGCTATGGCCTTATTAGAAGCATTCAGCCTGAACGCCAATTAGCCTATGCCGAAAAATGGTTGAAAAGCCACCCGCATGATCCTGACCTTTTATTAAGTTTAGGTCGTATCTGTAAACAACTACAATTATGGGGCAAAGCACGAGATTACTTAGAAGCGGGCTTAACTCAAAACCCATCTAACCCAGAAAGCTATCAAGAGTTAGGCGAGTTATTTGAGGCACTAGGAGAACCGACAGAAGCATTGCAGGCCTTTAAAAAAGCTTTAAAAATAAGAGTGGATGTTTGTATCGCTGAGTCTAAAATTAACTATTAA
- a CDS encoding uroporphyrinogen-III C-methyltransferase, whose translation MEQEPPIITATELNDDIPTPPTRPKSCIIACCAIGLLLATWLCLVLTFAFFWKKNNANTANLTLAQGQLSQNQKNLTQIQGIIQKNFTSNTNLIRLNEAKELIQLANYNLFYLRDPNSALFALNLANKQLAESNNSPASLETLRNLLTQNIAKLNALPHLNLGNTLTQLNSLKAQVEKLPLLSTELTSKETVNPPPQTTSEKRWVNAIQTSLHNFQQLIVVRHLDKPIEPLLPQIQQQYLQQNLQLLLQQAQWALLHHQQEIYQSSLQQTKEAIQQYYVEKSPAAQTIIQQINQLAEINLQTALPDLSPTLEAINSLIKTVASAPTDPKETPL comes from the coding sequence ATGGAGCAAGAACCGCCAATCATCACCGCCACCGAGCTAAATGATGATATACCTACTCCGCCTACACGGCCAAAGAGTTGCATCATCGCTTGCTGCGCTATTGGTTTATTATTAGCGACCTGGTTATGCCTTGTTCTTACTTTCGCTTTTTTTTGGAAAAAAAATAATGCTAATACCGCCAATTTAACGCTGGCCCAAGGACAACTTTCCCAAAATCAAAAGAACTTAACCCAAATACAAGGCATTATTCAGAAAAATTTTACATCTAATACTAATCTGATACGGTTAAACGAAGCTAAAGAGCTTATTCAACTCGCCAATTACAATCTTTTTTATCTTCGCGATCCGAACAGTGCTTTATTTGCATTAAATTTAGCGAATAAACAATTAGCTGAATCTAATAACTCGCCTGCCTCCCTAGAAACACTGCGCAATTTATTAACCCAAAATATTGCTAAATTAAATGCATTACCACACTTAAACCTAGGCAATACACTGACACAATTAAATAGCCTGAAAGCCCAAGTAGAAAAATTACCCTTACTGAGCACTGAACTCACTAGCAAAGAAACAGTAAATCCGCCACCCCAAACTACTTCAGAAAAAAGATGGGTAAATGCTATTCAAACGAGCCTGCATAATTTTCAACAGTTAATCGTTGTGCGGCATTTAGATAAACCAATAGAACCACTATTACCACAAATACAGCAGCAATATTTACAACAGAATCTACAATTATTGTTACAGCAAGCGCAGTGGGCCTTACTCCATCATCAGCAAGAAATTTATCAGTCCAGCTTGCAACAAACTAAAGAAGCTATACAACAATATTATGTAGAAAAATCTCCGGCGGCTCAAACGATCATTCAGCAAATCAATCAACTTGCCGAAATAAACCTACAAACCGCATTACCGGATTTAAGCCCCACTTTAGAAGCTATCAACTCTCTGATTAAAACAGTCGCTAGCGCACCTACCGATCCGAAGGAAACTCCTTTATGA
- a CDS encoding aminoglycoside phosphotransferase family protein, with translation MHLPKELIKNILSIYGSIGREWLDNLPNLLSHYAKKWHLTVKDCFNNANFNVVAEVVLENGHAAILKCGVPSKEFINEVAALRHFNGVGSVKLLDAEVGAGIMLLEKLVPGTLLEECSDETQSIIITSVELMRKLHRPCQETTKFPSLANWFQGLQRLYQYFQGGTGPFPKSLIERANTISQELLISIQSPVLLHGDLHYGNILLSDKYGWLVIDPKGVIGEREYEIPFPRLKGEINKTLIKRRLDQFIEISGFDRRRVLGWAFCKAVLAAWWLFEDQGEIWQPFLTCAEILKQ, from the coding sequence ATGCATCTCCCGAAAGAATTAATCAAAAATATCCTGAGTATCTATGGATCGATAGGTAGAGAGTGGTTAGATAATTTACCTAATCTATTGTCTCATTATGCCAAAAAATGGCATTTGACCGTTAAGGATTGTTTTAATAACGCCAATTTTAATGTGGTTGCCGAAGTAGTTTTAGAGAATGGTCATGCTGCTATTTTGAAATGTGGTGTTCCTAGCAAAGAATTTATTAATGAAGTGGCAGCACTTCGGCATTTTAATGGCGTGGGGTCTGTAAAATTATTGGATGCGGAAGTTGGTGCTGGTATTATGTTATTGGAAAAGCTAGTGCCTGGTACTTTGTTAGAAGAATGCTCTGACGAAACACAAAGTATTATAATAACTAGTGTAGAACTCATGAGGAAATTACATAGACCTTGCCAGGAGACTACTAAATTTCCTAGCTTAGCCAATTGGTTTCAGGGGCTTCAGCGTCTCTATCAATATTTTCAAGGTGGAACAGGGCCTTTTCCGAAATCATTGATTGAACGTGCTAATACGATTAGCCAAGAGTTATTAATATCAATTCAGTCTCCGGTATTGCTGCATGGGGATTTGCATTACGGCAATATTTTATTATCAGATAAATATGGTTGGTTAGTGATTGATCCGAAAGGGGTGATAGGTGAGCGTGAGTATGAAATCCCTTTTCCTCGCCTGAAGGGTGAAATTAACAAAACCCTTATTAAACGCCGATTAGACCAATTCATAGAGATCTCTGGATTTGATAGAAGACGTGTATTGGGTTGGGCTTTTTGCAAAGCCGTATTAGCAGCTTGGTGGTTATTTGAAGATCAGGGCGAAATTTGGCAACCTTTTCTAACATGTGCGGAAATATTAAAACAATGA